In Cotesia glomerata isolate CgM1 linkage group LG3, MPM_Cglom_v2.3, whole genome shotgun sequence, one genomic interval encodes:
- the LOC123260624 gene encoding 6-phosphogluconate dehydrogenase, decarboxylating, with the protein MSEPTADIALIGLAVMGQNLILNMNDHGFVVCAYNRTTDKVKTFLENEAKGTKIIGAFSLEEMVSKLKKPRRVMLLVKAGSAVDAFIEKLIPLLSAGDIIIDGGNSDYRDTERRTIDLEKRGLYYVGSGVSGGEEGARYGPSLMPGGNPKAWPHIKPIFQAICAKADGEPCCDWVGETGAGHFVKMVHNGIEYGDMQLICEAYHIMRDALRMNPEEMASVFDEWNRGKLDSFLIEITRDILKFKDDKGFLLERIRDTAGQKGTGKLTVNAALEYGVPVTLIAESVFGRFISALQTERIEASGVLGGLLDVYKGDRKEFLKDLGKALYASKIISYAQGFMLMREAAKVNNWNLNYGGIALMWRGGCIIRSAFLGNIKEAFDKNPKLSSLLMDDFFARAMKECHMSLRKIVSVIVMIGIPMPALSNAIAFYDSYRAGKLPANLLQALRDYFGAHTYELIGQEGVFVHTNWTGRGGNVSATTYDA; encoded by the exons ATGAGTGAACc aaCTGCAGATATTGCTCTGATAGGACTGGCGGTAATGGGCCAgaatttgatattaaatatgAATGACCATGGATTTGTAGTATGCGCATACAATCGAACAACAGACAAAGTAAAGACTTTCCTTGAGAATGAAGCCAAGGgaacaaaaataattggaGCATTTAGCCTAGAGGAAATGGTCAGCAAGCTAAAGAAGCCTAGACGTGTAATGTTGCTGgtaaaag CTGGCTCTGCTGTTGATGCATTCATCGAAAAATTAATCCCGTTGCTGTCAGCTGGAGACATCATCATTGACGGAGGAAATTCCGATTACCGAGACACTGAGCGCCGTACGATAGATTTGGAGAAACGCGGGCTCTACTACGTAGGCAGCGGAGTCAGCGGAGGAGAAGAAGGCGCCAGGTACGGACCATCGTTGATGCCGGGTGGCAACCCGAAAGCCTGGCCGCATATTAAGCCCATTTTCCAGGCGATTTGCGCCAAGGCTGACGGAGAGCCCTGCTGCGACTGGGTCGGCGAGACCGGGGCTGGACACTTTGTCAAAATGGTCCACAACGGTATCGAGTACGGAGATATGCAGCTCATCTGCGAAGCTTATCATATCATGAGAGACGCTCTGCGCATGAATCCAGAAGAAATGGCCAGTGTGTTTGATGAGTGGAACAGAGGCAAGTTGGACTCCTTCCTTATTGAGATCACTCGGGACATCTTGAAGTTCAAAGATGACAAAGGGTTCTTGTTGGAGAGGATCCGGGACACTGCTGGGCAAAAAGGAACCGGGAAGTTAACTGTCAATGCTGCTCTGGAGTATGGAGTCCCGGTTACGCTTATTGCCGAGTCTGTTTTCGGGAGATTCATTTCTGCTTTGCAGACCGAAAGAATCGAAGCTAGTGGTGTTCTTGGTGGACTCTTGGATGTTTACAAGGGCGACAGGAAAGAGTTTTTGAAGGACTTGGGGAAGGCTTTGTATGCttccaaaattatttcgtaTGCTCAAGGGTTCATGTTGATGCGAGAAGCTGCTAAGGTTAATAACTGGAACTTGAATTACGGAGGGATTGCTTTGATGTGGAGAGGTGGCTGTATTATTAgaag TGCCTTCCTGGGAAATATCAAAGAAGCTTTTGACAAAAATCCAAAGCTCTCGAGTTTACTAATGGACGACTTCTTCGCCCGAGCGATGAAGGAGTGTCACATGAGCTTGAGAAAAATAGTCTCGGTAATTGTGATGATTGGGATTCCAATGCCGGCGCTTTCAAACGCAATTGCGTTCTATGACTCATACCGAGCTGGAAAATTACCCGCTAATTTACTCCAAGCTCTTAGGGATTACTTCGGAGCTCACACTTACGAGCTGATTGGACAGGAGGGAGTTTTCGTCCACACCAACTGGACAGGCCGTGGTGGAAATGTCTCCGCTACAACTTACGACgcgtaa